The Paenibacillus sp. FSL R7-0204 genome includes a region encoding these proteins:
- a CDS encoding ABC transporter permease gives MLKAASASQTNHSPLLRRKQGFSYYLQRDWQLYLLVMLPLAFVIVFKYLPMTGLVIAFKDYKIARGFWGSEWAGLQVFQDLFAKPDFIRAVRNTLLLNVLDLCFSFTMPIVLALLLNEIKSVRFKRINQTVLYLPHFLSWVIIGAIAYQLLSEGGGVVNNLIELMGGTRIPFLQQDTNWLISYLVIGVWQSMGWGTIIYLAAMSGINPEMYEAATVDGAGRWRKVWNITLPSIRATIVTLLIMALGKVMDGSFERIYALQNKATTEFTTTIPVLVYRWGIESGNFSRATAIGLFQSVIGIILVISADRVAKKLGEDGIL, from the coding sequence ATGTTGAAAGCTGCAAGCGCTTCACAAACGAATCACAGTCCTTTATTAAGAAGGAAACAGGGATTCAGCTATTATTTACAGCGGGATTGGCAGCTCTATCTGCTGGTGATGCTTCCGCTGGCTTTTGTCATCGTATTCAAATATTTGCCGATGACCGGACTTGTAATCGCCTTCAAGGACTATAAGATCGCCAGAGGCTTCTGGGGCAGTGAATGGGCCGGACTACAGGTCTTCCAGGACCTGTTCGCCAAGCCTGATTTCATCCGGGCCGTCCGCAACACCCTGCTGCTGAACGTGCTTGACCTGTGCTTCAGCTTCACGATGCCGATTGTGCTGGCTCTGCTGCTGAACGAGATCAAGAGCGTACGGTTCAAACGGATCAATCAGACGGTGCTCTATTTGCCCCACTTCCTGTCCTGGGTCATTATCGGAGCCATCGCCTATCAGCTCCTCAGTGAGGGGGGCGGCGTTGTCAATAACCTCATAGAACTGATGGGAGGCACCCGGATTCCATTTCTGCAGCAGGATACGAATTGGCTGATCAGCTATCTCGTGATCGGGGTCTGGCAGAGCATGGGCTGGGGCACGATTATCTACCTGGCGGCGATGAGCGGGATCAACCCCGAGATGTATGAAGCGGCTACGGTAGATGGGGCAGGCCGCTGGAGAAAGGTCTGGAATATCACCCTTCCATCGATCCGGGCAACGATTGTGACGCTCTTGATTATGGCGCTGGGCAAAGTGATGGACGGCTCCTTCGAGCGGATCTATGCGCTGCAAAATAAAGCGACCACGGAGTTCACCACTACCATACCGGTCCTGGTGTACCGCTGGGGGATTGAGAGCGGCAACTTCAGCCGGGCGACCGCCATCGGTTTATTCCAGTCCGTCATCGGAATTATTCTGGTCATTTCCGCGGACCGCGTAGCCAAGAAGCTTGGCGAGGATGGGATTTTGTAG
- a CDS encoding ABC transporter substrate-binding protein, with product MSKRSVYSLMMASVMTAGLLAGCSGGNNTKDTAESSNKPAETAAATNQAEGAYPDYSKGFGKKVSLDIPVYERAYEGWNVSDNYYTRWVQAEFGDKYNIEVNYVPITRSKEVTDFEQLLASHKAPDIIFHYDMPQALTYYGEDVMQPLDYAEIQNYAPTYWKNMGETIEQYGTVDDQKTFFFAARPEADNFVNIIRKDWVEKVGMKVEDLTSLEKYNEMLAKWKEAGLGVSGGNLLQNFFNFNYPFRKWPVDAKYRALYSDLSVADLTTEETEAYLRNLNYQYNNGLIDKEFYLRNDEPKIKAEFVAGKTGNFGFYLANNTDVFAATLQNNPDAEFAVVPPYAGVPEGNKPQGRAYWPFGFIMGINYESTPEERAAVWMYLEWLSQPENLFKFQNGIEGENYTLDADGIALKNPDYKGEAVLAQNNNKDYWGLVTEIAQYPDEAKTRKANLRNWAPAGYEPLADDLVKYYDEVAEFRTPDALFNVVLEKVNEYKADLNTLFQELYVKVVLAPEAEFDATYEAAKKTYLEAGYQEILDEKQAAIDAGKFR from the coding sequence ATGAGTAAAAGAAGCGTGTATTCGTTAATGATGGCATCCGTCATGACGGCAGGCCTGCTGGCCGGGTGCTCCGGGGGAAATAACACCAAGGATACGGCAGAATCCAGCAATAAGCCGGCCGAGACAGCCGCTGCTACGAACCAGGCCGAAGGGGCCTATCCTGATTATTCCAAGGGCTTCGGGAAAAAAGTCTCGCTTGACATTCCGGTCTATGAGCGTGCCTATGAAGGCTGGAACGTGTCCGATAACTACTATACCCGCTGGGTACAGGCGGAGTTCGGCGACAAATATAATATAGAGGTTAACTATGTGCCGATTACACGCTCCAAGGAAGTAACGGATTTCGAGCAGCTCCTGGCTTCGCACAAGGCTCCGGATATTATTTTCCACTATGATATGCCGCAAGCGCTTACTTATTATGGTGAGGATGTGATGCAGCCGCTCGACTATGCAGAGATCCAGAATTATGCGCCGACCTACTGGAAGAACATGGGTGAGACGATTGAACAGTATGGTACCGTGGATGATCAGAAGACCTTCTTCTTCGCTGCGCGCCCTGAAGCCGACAACTTCGTCAACATTATCCGCAAGGACTGGGTGGAAAAGGTAGGCATGAAGGTTGAGGATCTGACCTCGCTCGAGAAGTACAACGAGATGCTGGCCAAGTGGAAGGAAGCCGGACTCGGGGTAAGCGGAGGAAATCTGCTGCAGAACTTCTTCAACTTCAACTATCCGTTCCGTAAATGGCCGGTGGATGCGAAATATCGTGCGCTGTATTCCGATCTCAGCGTGGCCGATCTGACTACGGAGGAGACTGAGGCTTACCTGCGTAACCTGAATTATCAGTATAATAATGGCCTGATTGATAAGGAATTCTATCTGCGCAATGATGAACCGAAGATTAAAGCTGAATTCGTGGCAGGCAAAACCGGCAACTTCGGCTTCTATCTGGCGAACAACACCGATGTTTTTGCGGCTACGCTGCAGAATAACCCGGATGCCGAATTTGCGGTAGTGCCTCCGTATGCGGGAGTTCCGGAAGGCAATAAGCCTCAGGGACGCGCTTACTGGCCGTTTGGCTTCATTATGGGAATTAACTATGAATCTACGCCGGAAGAACGCGCAGCCGTGTGGATGTATCTGGAATGGCTCAGCCAGCCGGAGAACCTGTTCAAGTTCCAGAACGGAATCGAAGGGGAGAACTATACGCTTGACGCAGACGGCATTGCGCTGAAGAATCCGGATTATAAGGGCGAAGCGGTGCTGGCACAGAACAATAACAAGGACTACTGGGGTCTGGTGACGGAAATTGCCCAGTACCCGGATGAAGCTAAGACCCGCAAGGCCAACCTGCGTAACTGGGCACCGGCCGGTTATGAGCCGCTGGCGGATGATCTGGTGAAGTATTATGACGAGGTTGCCGAATTCCGTACACCGGATGCGCTGTTCAATGTGGTGCTGGAGAAGGTGAACGAATACAAGGCCGATCTGAACACGCTGTTCCAGGAGCTGTACGTGAAGGTGGTGCTTGCTCCGGAGGCTGAATTCGATGCTACGTATGAAGCCGCCAAGAAGACGTATCTGGAGGCAGGCTACCAGGAGATTCTCGATGAGAAGCAGGCAGCAATTGATGCAGGGAAATTCCGTTAA
- a CDS encoding succinate dehydrogenase cytochrome b558 subunit, whose translation MRGFYSRKIHSLLGVIPLGAFFLEHMLTNFAAVEGGASGFTDSVLWLNSLPLVFFLELFGIWLPLLYHGVYGLYIAYQSKPNLNRYNLERNWRYTLQRISGVVTFIFIVWHLWDTRVQVALGKVEHDQLGGVMHNIVTQPLLMTLYIVGIVAACFHFSNGLWSFLISWGITVGPRSQRVSSVLCLGIFVIVTFMFVLSLVTFRNDEFQTAATAMQSVRSFI comes from the coding sequence ATGAGAGGATTTTATTCCAGAAAGATTCATTCCTTGCTCGGCGTTATCCCGCTCGGGGCATTCTTCCTTGAGCACATGCTGACGAACTTCGCAGCAGTAGAGGGTGGCGCTTCCGGTTTCACAGACAGTGTGCTGTGGCTGAACAGCCTGCCGCTGGTCTTCTTCCTGGAATTGTTCGGCATCTGGCTGCCGCTGCTGTACCACGGAGTATACGGCCTGTACATCGCGTACCAGTCGAAGCCGAACCTGAACCGCTACAATCTTGAGCGCAACTGGCGTTATACGCTGCAGCGGATCAGCGGAGTCGTCACCTTCATCTTCATTGTCTGGCATCTGTGGGACACCCGCGTCCAGGTAGCGCTCGGCAAGGTGGAGCATGATCAGCTTGGCGGAGTGATGCATAACATTGTGACCCAGCCGCTGCTGATGACACTCTATATTGTCGGAATCGTGGCCGCCTGCTTCCACTTCTCCAATGGTCTATGGTCGTTCCTGATCAGCTGGGGAATCACGGTGGGTCCGCGTTCGCAGAGAGTATCATCCGTACTTTGCCTCGGTATTTTCGTTATCGTTACTTTCATGTTCGTCCTGTCGCTGGTTACCTTCCGTAACGATGAATTCCAAACTGCCGCTACGGCGATGCAGTCAGTGCGCAGTTTTATTTAA
- a CDS encoding carbohydrate ABC transporter permease, whose protein sequence is MKAIAGGTAAPHKARIDIWETLIRLVIIIVSLFCLLPFIHVVSKSLSSDSFVIANKVFLWPQGFTIEAYKKIFADASILRSLYISVIVTVLFTILGMILTICAAYPLSRTQFKGRRVITFIFLFTMYFSGGIIPDYMNINNLGLMDTIWSLVLPLSFSAFNLLIMKTSLTSGIPVSLEESARIDGAGHFRILFSIVLPLSKPIMATLALFYAVGRWNAYQDALFYIKHETSLRPLQLKLYYLVIQASESFQLEASQVQLSNPEVLKASVVVFATLPILCVYPFVQKYFVQGVMLGAVKE, encoded by the coding sequence ATGAAAGCCATAGCCGGAGGCACTGCCGCACCCCATAAAGCACGTATCGATATCTGGGAAACGCTGATCCGTCTCGTCATTATTATTGTGTCGCTATTCTGCCTGCTGCCGTTCATTCATGTCGTATCGAAATCGCTGAGCTCTGACTCCTTCGTCATTGCCAATAAGGTCTTTCTGTGGCCGCAGGGCTTCACCATTGAAGCATATAAAAAAATCTTCGCGGATGCCAGCATCCTCCGTTCCCTGTACATCTCGGTCATCGTGACGGTGCTGTTCACCATTCTGGGCATGATCCTGACCATCTGCGCCGCCTATCCGCTGTCCCGAACCCAGTTCAAGGGCCGCAGGGTGATCACTTTCATCTTCCTGTTCACCATGTACTTCAGCGGAGGCATTATCCCCGACTATATGAACATCAACAATCTGGGGCTGATGGATACCATCTGGTCACTGGTGCTGCCGCTCTCCTTCAGTGCCTTCAATCTGCTGATTATGAAAACCTCGCTGACCAGCGGGATTCCCGTCAGTCTGGAGGAATCTGCGCGGATCGACGGTGCCGGGCATTTCCGGATTCTGTTCAGCATTGTGCTGCCTTTATCCAAGCCGATTATGGCGACACTTGCCCTTTTCTACGCGGTGGGGCGCTGGAATGCTTATCAGGACGCATTATTCTATATCAAGCATGAGACCTCTCTCCGGCCGCTTCAGCTCAAGCTGTATTATCTGGTCATTCAGGCAAGTGAAAGCTTCCAGCTGGAGGCCAGCCAGGTACAGCTCAGCAATCCCGAAGTCCTGAAGGCGTCAGTCGTTGTATTCGCTACCTTGCCTATCCTCTGTGTGTATCCATTTGTCCAAAAGTACTTCGTTCAAGGTGTTATGCTCGGAGCCGTCAAGGAGTAA
- a CDS encoding LysR family transcriptional regulator, translating to MYDDLDAFAAVVEHSSLNRASRQLNLSQPALSRKISKLEERLGVALFNRFGKRLELTEVGRLTYTYALEQRQQRSKFLEALSKFKEGEPQLVTLGASLTTLQTTLPPLVKAYTEKYPAAELKLITGKTHEMVTAVSEGKCDVAIIASQVQEPGLRCIPLFEDQLRLVVSEQHPLTLTPRLTMEHLSRLPMILFSKGTWYRRTTDDLFQRCGVDPDVRMEIDSFEAIVRLLPTIKAAALLPNSYLRPELLNGGGLVSLHIKELEQTQRTTCLIYQSSGGLSTAARCLVQVTEDVFLNSRE from the coding sequence ATGTATGATGATTTAGATGCTTTTGCTGCGGTGGTGGAGCACTCCAGCCTGAACCGGGCCTCGCGCCAGCTCAACCTGTCCCAGCCGGCCCTCTCCCGCAAAATCTCCAAGCTGGAGGAGCGGCTCGGCGTCGCCCTGTTCAACCGCTTCGGCAAGCGCCTGGAGCTTACAGAGGTAGGCCGCCTTACCTACACCTATGCGCTGGAGCAGCGTCAGCAGCGTTCCAAGTTCCTGGAAGCGTTATCGAAGTTCAAGGAGGGCGAGCCGCAGCTCGTAACCCTGGGCGCCAGCCTGACCACACTGCAGACAACCTTGCCTCCTCTGGTAAAAGCGTACACTGAGAAGTATCCGGCAGCCGAGCTAAAGCTTATCACCGGGAAGACTCATGAGATGGTCACCGCTGTCAGCGAAGGCAAATGCGATGTGGCCATCATCGCCTCCCAGGTGCAGGAGCCGGGGCTGCGCTGCATCCCGCTGTTCGAGGACCAGCTCCGGCTGGTTGTCTCCGAGCAGCATCCGCTGACCCTGACGCCACGGCTCACCATGGAGCATCTCTCCCGGCTGCCGATGATTCTTTTCTCCAAGGGAACCTGGTACCGCCGGACGACAGATGATCTGTTCCAGCGCTGCGGGGTTGATCCCGATGTACGGATGGAGATCGACTCCTTCGAGGCCATCGTCCGCCTGCTGCCGACGATCAAGGCTGCGGCCCTGCTGCCGAACTCTTACTTGCGTCCGGAGCTGCTGAACGGCGGGGGACTGGTCTCCCTGCACATCAAGGAGCTGGAGCAGACGCAGCGGACCACTTGCCTCATCTACCAAAGCAGCGGCGGACTCAGCACGGCAGCGCGCTGCCTGGTGCAGGTAACGGAGGATGTCTTCCTCAATAGCCGCGAGTAG
- a CDS encoding AraC family transcriptional regulator, protein MKKTPMILQLALILFCIMAIPTAVLTWYSGSQIIQNSEAAIGESTLAGLNANRRLNENALANLAQDTSRLAATNIFDRIRSFETYDEINANYNNVSLALSVTKELLNLNRRVDGVYSSFFVLEDSDYVFSTDSSITTLARYEPIGWITEALKGRRGISGVWVPRKLASGENVVSYVYPLNRLSTTTRGVIVVNMKESQIGKYLHATEVGDSNYLLLDAAGTVISFNDRSMLLSDSRKLPFLQEILNQEASEGYTFRKLEGKRTVYAWSRSSLSGWWNVSWSSMDELMTKSREMQGNIILLTGAIIVLGTLLAIFLATWLSRPLRQLVQTIRSKIDVGVVNKNELAFLDLAFKRMQEEEESLFQLLQEREQDTRSLAVHRLLRGEIPPRITEVCPHACYRVVVVSIDQYRRYVGHTNVETRSYHRYLLSAKYESVFPEGLVARCVYHNEGCTVIVLNFTPEQGEAHSTLIHQALEEIRDQSLELLEHSVTIGVSERTDAPERVVLRLFEAMEVIKRRMIKGAGSIMYWHDGEDNSRKYVDSESSERRILNFLDAGDLAGIFKELQSIRSQISAEDNISYDNIMFIYHQLMGATIKHLRENHLGTGRMIMGRGNVYSILAAMDTLDELEEYLYDFYCEIVQSLDRSAHETNYAQRIMEYLKQHYREEIVFEDIAKQIGISYSYMRKLVYEQTGSSMIDFVNQLRIEQAKELLLDSGLTIKQIAAEVGYANVQSFNRFFRKYEGMPPSGYKSAKSKSS, encoded by the coding sequence ATGAAAAAAACACCCATGATCCTGCAGCTGGCGTTGATTCTATTCTGCATTATGGCTATTCCTACAGCAGTCCTGACCTGGTACAGCGGGTCACAGATTATACAGAATTCTGAAGCAGCTATCGGGGAATCCACGTTGGCCGGGCTTAATGCCAACCGCAGGCTGAACGAGAACGCGCTGGCCAATCTGGCCCAGGATACATCGCGTCTGGCGGCGACGAATATTTTTGACCGCATCCGCAGCTTCGAGACCTACGATGAGATTAACGCCAACTATAACAATGTAAGTCTGGCGCTGTCCGTGACTAAGGAGTTGCTGAACCTGAACCGCCGGGTGGATGGTGTGTATTCTTCATTCTTTGTCCTGGAGGATTCGGATTATGTCTTCTCTACCGACAGCAGCATCACGACGCTTGCCCGCTATGAGCCTATCGGATGGATTACTGAAGCGCTTAAGGGACGCAGGGGGATCAGCGGGGTATGGGTGCCCCGTAAGCTTGCGTCGGGCGAGAACGTGGTGTCTTATGTGTACCCGCTCAACCGCTTGTCCACCACCACCCGGGGAGTAATCGTCGTCAACATGAAGGAGAGCCAGATCGGCAAATATCTGCATGCTACCGAGGTGGGTGACAGCAACTATCTCCTGCTGGACGCTGCGGGTACGGTGATTTCCTTCAATGACCGGTCCATGCTGCTCTCCGACAGCCGTAAGCTGCCATTCTTACAGGAGATTCTGAATCAGGAAGCCAGTGAAGGCTACACCTTCCGCAAGCTGGAGGGCAAACGGACGGTGTATGCCTGGAGCCGTTCCTCCTTGTCCGGGTGGTGGAATGTAAGCTGGAGCTCCATGGATGAGCTGATGACCAAATCCAGAGAGATGCAGGGGAATATTATTCTGCTGACGGGGGCGATCATTGTACTGGGGACGCTGCTGGCCATCTTCCTTGCCACCTGGCTGTCCAGGCCCCTGAGGCAGCTGGTGCAGACGATACGCTCGAAGATTGATGTGGGCGTAGTGAACAAGAATGAGCTGGCCTTTCTGGATCTGGCCTTCAAACGGATGCAGGAGGAGGAAGAGAGCCTGTTCCAGTTGCTGCAGGAGCGTGAACAGGATACCCGCAGTCTGGCCGTACACCGTCTGCTGCGCGGTGAGATTCCGCCGCGGATCACGGAGGTTTGTCCGCATGCCTGCTACAGAGTGGTGGTGGTCTCCATCGACCAATATAGAAGATACGTGGGCCATACCAATGTGGAGACGCGCAGCTATCACCGGTATTTGCTGAGTGCCAAGTATGAGAGTGTTTTCCCTGAGGGGCTGGTGGCCCGCTGTGTCTATCATAATGAGGGCTGTACGGTGATTGTTCTGAACTTTACGCCGGAGCAAGGGGAGGCGCATAGCACTCTGATTCATCAGGCGCTGGAGGAGATCCGCGACCAGTCTCTTGAGCTGCTGGAACATTCGGTCACGATTGGGGTAAGTGAGCGGACGGATGCTCCGGAGAGGGTGGTGCTGCGGCTGTTCGAAGCGATGGAGGTGATCAAGCGACGGATGATCAAGGGGGCCGGAAGCATCATGTACTGGCATGACGGGGAGGATAACAGCCGCAAGTATGTTGACTCTGAGAGCAGCGAGCGGCGAATCCTGAATTTCCTGGATGCCGGCGACCTGGCGGGAATCTTCAAGGAGCTGCAAAGTATCCGAAGCCAGATCTCCGCAGAGGACAATATTTCCTACGATAATATTATGTTCATCTATCATCAGCTGATGGGAGCGACGATCAAGCATCTGCGCGAGAATCACCTCGGGACCGGACGGATGATTATGGGCCGGGGGAACGTATATTCGATTCTCGCCGCTATGGATACGCTGGATGAGCTGGAGGAGTACCTGTATGATTTCTACTGTGAGATTGTACAGAGCCTGGACCGCAGCGCCCATGAGACCAATTATGCGCAGCGGATCATGGAGTACCTGAAGCAGCACTACCGGGAAGAGATCGTCTTCGAGGATATAGCCAAGCAGATAGGCATCAGCTACTCCTACATGCGCAAGCTTGTATATGAGCAGACCGGCAGCAGCATGATTGACTTCGTCAACCAGCTAAGGATTGAGCAGGCCAAGGAGCTGCTGCTGGATTCCGGGCTGACGATCAAGCAGATTGCCGCAGAGGTGGGTTACGCCAATGTGCAGAGCTTCAACCGCTTTTTCCGCAAGTATGAAGGCATGCCGCCAAGCGGCTACAAGTCAGCGAAGAGTAAGAGTTCTTAG